ACGATGCCCGCGAACTCCTGGTGGAGTTGGCCCAGCGTGGATTCCACGATCAGGACGTCGGTGTTGTTGATGTACTCCTGGGTCGATAGCGAGCCCACGGTTGACCCTTGGACCAGCCCGCCGGCGCGGATCATCAGGGTCGGTAGCTGCGAGTTGTACACCTCGGTCTGGCCGTAGCCATCGACGGATTGGGCCGGTCCCGAATCGTCGCCCGGGTCAAAGAACGAGTCGTGGATGACGAGCTGCGAATGCCTCGGGCTGGAGTTGAAAAACAACATCGAGATCGCGTCGCGATCGGCGAAGGAATAGCTGCTGGTATTGCCTGAAAAGACCGAGCCGGTGATCGTCACGTGGCTCCCGTCCATGCCCGCCACGCCGCCGCCATCGGACGCGCTGTTGTCAAGGATCTGCGAGTTGTGGACCTCGACCGTGCCCAGGTCCGTGCTGAGGATGCCGCCGCCTGCGCGGCCGCCGTTGCCGATGATCTCGGAATCATGGACCACGAGCGAGGCCCCGAGGTTGAATACGCCGCCCCCGCCGTAGTGGGTGTTGCCGCTGAAGATATGGCTGCCGCCGGCGCCGCCGTTCTCGATACGCACACCGGTGAGCGTCAGGGTCTCGGTGTTGTAGATGTTCCCGCCCGAGCCGGCCAGGCCGTTGCCCTGCGTCCGGCCATTGAGCATGCTGATACCGCTGATGCCGACGTTGATGGCGCTGGCGGATGCGTTATCGATATTGAAGACGCGCGAGAACTCCTGCGCGTTGAGGGAGAGCGTGTCCCGGCCCGGGCCAAAGATGTCGAGCGAGTCGCTGATAAGAAACTCGGTCCCGGCCATGTTCAGCGTCGCGGGACCGCCGCCGAAGAGCGACGGGTCGAACGAGATCGTATCGTGTCCCGCGCCGGCCGGCGCATCAAGGAACGCGGCGTCGCTGTTCGCGGCCTGCAGCGCTTCGCGGAAGGTGACCAGGCCGTCGTTGGCAAACGTATCGGCGAGACTCGTGACCAGGAAGTCGGTCCCCGACGCGGGCAGCGCGGCGAGCAGGAAGGCGGTGAGCCCCAAGACCGAGCGACGGCCCGGCCTCTTGGACGCGGCATGCAGCAGAAAACCCATCATGGTTGATCTTTCCTCAGAAGAAACGGCCCCCTCCCCCCGAAGTGGTGAGAAGCGAAGCCCGTAATTTTACCACACGCCCCGGGGGGACCCAAGACCTTTGCCAAGCCCGTCAGTGCTCAGGTCGAAACCAGCAGCCCTATCGCCGATTCACGCCGGCCTAATGTGAATCTGCGGCCGCGCGACTGGGGCCTCCCCGCGGGCGGGTGGGCCGAGTTGGGGCGGGATTGAGAAAGAAGCCCACGCTCTTTGAGCGTGGGCTTGGGGGGGCGTGTAGGTGGGTTGGTGGGTTGGTGGGTTGGTGGGTTGAAAGGCACCGGGCCGCTGAAGCGGCCTCGGCCATGGGCCGCGATTGACCGATGCAAGGCGCGTTAGACCAAGAGGCCGGCGGGGTTTTCGATCATGTGGCGGAGGGTGGTGAGGTACTCGGCGGCGATGGCGCCGTCGATGACGCGGTGGTCGCCGGAGATCGTCGCGGTCATCTCGTGGCCGACGACGATCTGTTTTTGGCCGTCGATCGTGCGGACGACGGGCTTCTCGATCGCGGCGCCGACGGCGAGGATGGCGGCGTTGGGCGGGTTGATGATGGCGGTGAATTGGGAGACGCCGTACTGCGGCATGCCGAGGTTGGAGATGGTGATGGTCGAGTCGGACATCTCTTCGGGGGCGAGGCCGCGGCCGCGCGCCTTCTTGGCGAGGTCGCGGACTTCCTGGCTGATCTGGCGGAGGCCTTTGTTCTGGACATCGCGGACGACGGCGACGACGAGCCCGCCGCCGCGCTCGGCGGGGAGGGAGATCGCGGTGCCGACGTTGACCGTGCCGTGCTGCTGGATGGTGTCGCCCATCCACGAGCTGTTCACGGCCGGGTGCTGGATGCAGGCGAGGGCGGTCGCGCGGGTGATAAAATCGTTGACGCTGAGCTTGATGCCCTGCGACGCGAGCTGTTCGTTGAGCGTGGTGCGCAGCTCGATG
The sequence above is a segment of the Phycisphaeraceae bacterium D3-23 genome. Coding sequences within it:
- a CDS encoding PEP-CTERM sorting domain-containing protein — protein: MMGFLLHAASKRPGRRSVLGLTAFLLAALPASGTDFLVTSLADTFANDGLVTFREALQAANSDAAFLDAPAGAGHDTISFDPSLFGGGPATLNMAGTEFLISDSLDIFGPGRDTLSLNAQEFSRVFNIDNASASAINVGISGISMLNGRTQGNGLAGSGGNIYNTETLTLTGVRIENGGAGGSHIFSGNTHYGGGGVFNLGASLVVHDSEIIGNGGRAGGGILSTDLGTVEVHNSQILDNSASDGGGVAGMDGSHVTITGSVFSGNTSSYSFADRDAISMLFFNSSPRHSQLVIHDSFFDPGDDSGPAQSVDGYGQTEVYNSQLPTLMIRAGGLVQGSTVGSLSTQEYINNTDVLIVESTLGQLHQEFAGIVVVRDSLFDGDGVEGRAIFADGGATVIENVTVSGYTHDEEGTIYFASGGAATIRNSTITDNHAERGGGVFVATGTLSMDSTIVAGNTADLIADDISGTVSGDNNLVQDPTGAFLVGTDNQLGVSVLLGVLADNGGPTWTHALLPGSAAIDAGANPAVLLLDQRGGARVVNGQADIGAYEFLFAGDSNGDGFVGVADLDILLAHWGETVLQGDTARGDWDGDGVVGETDLQIVLTYWGAGVLPGGDVPEPGTLALLGLGLLGASRRRRD